gtttgtaagGAATTACATTACAAGTGATGTTAGCTggtttaaatgcattttttcaaGGCGGATGGATTGTGAAAAATCCGATTTTAACTCAAAGTTTAGCTGCTTTTTTCCAGTTTGTGGTGATTCTGCAGCTTTTTACTCTTTAAGCAGTTTAAATAAGAATCGTCTGTAAGGTAAAGCAGAGGAGTTGGCGTACCTGATGAGGTTCTGCTGGATTAGCTGGGTACCCAGCTGTGGGCCGAGCCCTGCGTGTTGGTCGGCCCCGTGTAGCCTTGGCCTCCGGGCAGGATGGGGTCAAAGTTGAAATCCATGCCGTCTCCGTCCATGAGGTCGCTGTTGATGATGTAATCCACGTCGCAGTCCAGGTTCTCGGTGAACATGTCTATGTCCAGGTCCGTGGGCAGTCGCTCCTGACCGGGCTGGAACCCTGTCGGAGCGCCAAACGGACCAACCGCCGGCAGGCtcaggctctgattggctgctggggCCGGAGCGGGGGCGGTGTGATGAGCGCTGATGGTTTGCACCTGGTGGGTTTTGAGAGCAGAGAGGGGAGTCGGGTCCTGGGAGAGTCCGGACAGGATCATCCCCAGTCCGATTTGATGCTGCTGGTGGTTGTGGCGGAAATGCTGCTGTGGCGGCGGCTGCATCTGGGTCTGCATCGCCATCGGCGCCACGGTGTTCGCCTCCAGCGCTttgttcagctgcagctgagcGGGTTTGGCTCGCACGCCCAAACCCATCTGACCCAGACCTCCAGAGTTCGCCATGAGCGGGCCGACCTGGGCCATTAGCACGTCACTGGGCGGAGGGGagtcagaggtcagcagcaccTCCAGGCTGGAGGGAACATGGCCGCCGTAGTGGCCGCCACCGTGAGCGCTGGAGCTACTCATGGGGTTGAAGAGGGAGTTGCTGAAGGACGCCGGCGGCTCTTTGAGGGAGACGGCGGGCTGGGCGGCAGAGTGCGCCTGGTGGAAGGAGGTGAAGCCGGAGCCGCGCGGCAGCAAGGTGGAAGCGGAGGGCAGTGGCGTGGGCGGTGCCGGCGGCGCCGTGCTGGGACTGGCCGAGCCCTGCTGCGCCGTCATCAGGGTGAGGTTGTCGATCAGGTCCAGCTCCTCCATGACGGTCTCTGTGAGCGTCGGGGTCAGGCTGCTGGAGGCGTAGCGGCCCAGCAGGCCGTCGTCAGGCAGGCTGTCATCGTCCTCCTGGCCTGGGGCGATGGGCGACAGGCGGCCGCTCAGGGTGCTGGCGTTGGAGCTGGTGCGTGGGCGGAAGGTGGTCCACATGTCAGCATCGTCCAGGCTGCCACGCGATGACGGGCTGCTGCTGTTCACGCCCCACTTGGGGAACTGCTGCGACGAGTTGGGGCTCTCAGCGCCAGCAGAACCGCCGCCGCCGTCTCCCTGCAGCACGCCGCCACCACCACCGGCCGCTCCAGCCTGCTTCTTGGTCTGCTTGGCTCGTATGCGGCTCTTCAGCAGCTTGCTGCTGTTGTCCATGGAGACGGCTCGGCGGCGGGGGGCTTTCCCCGTCTTCCCACCCTCGGGGTTGAGCATCCACCAGGAGCTCTTCCCGGTGGACTCATTGTGAACCCTCAAGAACTTATTGTGGAGTGATAAGTTGTGGCGGATTGAATTCTGGGAAAAAAGAATAAgagcaaaatcagaaaaattaaactttacaaaacaaaaaactctcaGTTACGTCTGAAAAAGGGCTGGACAACATGGCTGAAAACATATCACGATACtagcgtttcatatcagtcgatatcaataattatgatcagttttttgttttaaatatatgaaatactgccaaactgttGGCgtgaccttttctgttttatccacagttttcatttttaaacagttatgaCACACggtggcaaaacctgaaactgctgctgtgccagttactcaacttattgttgctaggtaaccaaacagtgagttagttgattatTCTATATATTAATAAGAATATTCTA
This Xiphophorus hellerii strain 12219 chromosome 23, Xiphophorus_hellerii-4.1, whole genome shotgun sequence DNA region includes the following protein-coding sequences:
- the foxo4 gene encoding forkhead box protein O4; the protein is MEESSMPPIDPDFEPQSRPRSCTWPLPRPDISAVKVEGADGAESAAGTPPAADEDKPEPQQIISEPEKAAAAAAAEEGGVVAGVGGAGATPRKGSSRRNAWGNQSYADLISQAIENSPEKRLTLAQIYDWMVKTVPYFRDKGDSNSSAGWKNSIRHNLSLHNKFLRVHNESTGKSSWWMLNPEGGKTGKAPRRRAVSMDNSSKLLKSRIRAKQTKKQAGAAGGGGGVLQGDGGGGSAGAESPNSSQQFPKWGVNSSSPSSRGSLDDADMWTTFRPRTSSNASTLSGRLSPIAPGQEDDDSLPDDGLLGRYASSSLTPTLTETVMEELDLIDNLTLMTAQQGSASPSTAPPAPPTPLPSASTLLPRGSGFTSFHQAHSAAQPAVSLKEPPASFSNSLFNPMSSSSAHGGGHYGGHVPSSLEVLLTSDSPPPSDVLMAQVGPLMANSGGLGQMGLGVRAKPAQLQLNKALEANTVAPMAMQTQMQPPPQQHFRHNHQQHQIGLGMILSGLSQDPTPLSALKTHQVQTISAHHTAPAPAPAANQSLSLPAVGPFGAPTGFQPGQERLPTDLDIDMFTENLDCDVDYIINSDLMDGDGMDFNFDPILPGGQGYTGPTNTQGSAHSWVPS